In bacterium, the following are encoded in one genomic region:
- a CDS encoding sigma-70 family RNA polymerase sigma factor, with translation MAELESAGTPKPAGPELELGLAAGAAPSMGESVPHATSAEDRARFEGLIGEQLDGLYRSALRLTRNRSAAEDLVQEVMLKSWRSFHTFQDGTSVRAWLHRILMNAFFDAHRKQTREPEIVEQEDIGEFYLYDKVTEGEALSEAGNPETVLEHIMDSEVRESLEALPVQFRSVVLLADVEGFSYKEIADILGVPVGTVMSRLSRGRHQLQRGLWEFAKERHLVRGDGR, from the coding sequence GTGGCTGAATTGGAGAGTGCCGGGACTCCCAAGCCCGCCGGGCCGGAACTGGAACTGGGCCTTGCCGCCGGCGCGGCCCCTTCGATGGGGGAATCTGTCCCACATGCGACGAGCGCTGAGGACCGCGCCCGATTCGAGGGGCTGATCGGTGAGCAGCTCGACGGGCTCTACCGCTCGGCCCTCCGCCTCACGCGGAACCGGAGCGCGGCCGAAGATCTGGTCCAGGAAGTGATGCTCAAGTCGTGGCGGTCCTTCCACACCTTTCAGGACGGGACCAGTGTTCGGGCATGGTTGCATCGGATCCTCATGAATGCCTTCTTCGACGCACACCGGAAGCAGACCCGTGAACCGGAGATCGTGGAGCAGGAGGACATCGGCGAGTTTTATCTCTACGACAAGGTGACCGAGGGCGAGGCGCTGAGCGAGGCCGGCAACCCGGAAACCGTGCTCGAACACATCATGGATTCCGAAGTCCGTGAGAGTCTCGAAGCCCTGCCCGTCCAGTTCCGTTCCGTCGTCCTCTTGGCCGACGTTGAGGGCTTTAGCTACAAGGAGATCGCAGACATCCTCGGGGTCCCCGTCGGGACCGTCATGTCCAGGCTTTCCCGTGGCCGGCATCAGCTCCAACGGGGGTTGTGGGAGTTTGCCAAGGAGCGGCATCTTGTCAGGGGTGACGGGAGATGA
- the rsrA gene encoding mycothiol system anti-sigma-R factor, with translation MNCEEAVEKVWQFLDKELDGESFAEMQKHLEECRHCFSKVEFEERLRTMLRRSCCTEQAPAELRERLTKLIRLF, from the coding sequence ATGAACTGCGAAGAAGCTGTGGAGAAGGTATGGCAGTTCCTCGACAAGGAGCTCGACGGAGAGTCCTTCGCCGAGATGCAAAAGCATCTCGAAGAATGCCGTCACTGCTTCTCGAAGGTGGAGTTTGAGGAACGGCTGCGCACGATGTTACGCCGGTCGTGCTGCACCGAGCAGGCTCCTGCCGAGCTGCGAGAACGCCTGACCAAGCTCATCCGCCTCTTTTAA